In one Andrena cerasifolii isolate SP2316 chromosome 2, iyAndCera1_principal, whole genome shotgun sequence genomic region, the following are encoded:
- the LOC143378541 gene encoding chymotrypsin inhibitor-like yields the protein MSRIFISLFFILAISTVAVLSHEPDCPCKGKNEVWTKCGGRCQHTCANPYPICPFICIEGCVCEPTYLRDENGECIPEECCESSEESSDWGPWGL from the exons ATGTCTCGTATCTTTAtatctttattcttcattttgGCAATTTCTACTGTAG CGGTTTTGAGCCACGAACCTGATTGTCCGTGCAAAGGGAAGAATGAAGTGTGGACCAAATGTGGCGGTCGTTGTCAACATACTTGTGCTAATCCATATCCTATTTGCCCCTTC ATTTGTATAGAGGGCTGTGTATGTGAACCAACTTACTTGAGAGATGAAAACGGAGAGTGCATTCCTGAAGAATGCTGTGAATCGAGTGAGGAATCGTCCGATTGGGGGCCCTGGGGCCTGTAA